A single window of Desulfovibrio psychrotolerans DNA harbors:
- a CDS encoding ferredoxin: protein MTDDRLLTITANCTGCGACAELQPDYIGWDEEESRPLLLTDVAPDAVVYELQAFCPEDCFDYE from the coding sequence ATGACGGATGACCGACTTCTTACCATTACCGCCAATTGTACGGGATGTGGAGCGTGTGCCGAGTTGCAGCCGGACTATATCGGCTGGGATGAAGAAGAAAGCAGGCCACTGCTGCTCACCGATGTGGCCCCGGACGCCGTGGTGTACGAACTGCAGGCGTTTTGCCCGGAAGATTGCTTTGACTATGAGTGA